The following coding sequences lie in one Thalassoglobus polymorphus genomic window:
- a CDS encoding peroxiredoxin family protein gives MLRLQNLLLVFALTLASQALSAEKEDSAEEANPSENAEVLAGHSDHGESFNEGPRQAAYLMQGMGNVHFPATCKTEEVQKFIDQGVGQLHGFWYFESERSFRQAAFLDPDCAIAYWGMAMSNRSNESRARGFIEEAVKRKEKASAREQLYINALAKYFKEPARKEGEKVDRKKKAEEDKKRRQTLVKDYEKLLHKYPDDIEAKAFLGLALYENRSKGIPISSYYAVDALLNDILEKNPLHPCHHFRIHLWDYEEPANALDSAALCGKSEPAIAHMWHMPGHIYSRLKRYHDAVWQQEASARTDHAYMMRDRVLPDQIHNFAHNNEWLIRNLIHIGRSNDALDLAKNMIDLPRHPKYNTLSKQGSTKYGRMRLMETLSAFQLWDETLKLSETIYLEPTESETEQQKRNTLVAVAKFHTDDSLGASELLTRFKEDLAKLEAERDKAVEEAIAKVKDETKDKEKDEKKDEKAQKAAGEAAKRKFSSKIRTLTNIVRELEGHLHLVHGAHADALASFSKVSTFDKGWLAFIQQQAGETDKAISAINKHVSSHKGEVVPLAWKVAVLWDADKKEDAKKAFEELRAISSTIDLNTPVFQQLQPIAKELGFEADWRLPREIPEDFGDRPNLADLGPFRWSPSAAPEFALKDHLSKKHSLADYSGKPVVVIFYLGFGCLHCAQQLQAFAPETEKFEKAGISLIAISTDNQEDLKNSHENYGKETFPFPLISNSELDIFKAYRCFDDFEQKTLHGTFLIDAKGEIRWQDISYEPFMDADFLLKESKRLLAQPSDDSKATRPSVTATP, from the coding sequence ATGCTACGTTTACAAAACCTTCTCCTTGTTTTTGCCCTGACTCTCGCGTCTCAAGCACTGTCAGCTGAGAAAGAGGATTCTGCAGAAGAGGCGAATCCGAGCGAGAATGCTGAAGTCCTCGCAGGGCATTCTGATCATGGCGAGAGCTTCAACGAAGGCCCACGCCAGGCTGCCTATCTAATGCAAGGAATGGGCAACGTCCACTTCCCGGCGACCTGCAAGACCGAAGAGGTCCAGAAGTTCATTGATCAGGGCGTCGGCCAGCTGCACGGTTTCTGGTACTTCGAATCAGAACGGTCATTCCGCCAAGCTGCATTTCTAGACCCCGATTGTGCCATTGCTTATTGGGGAATGGCGATGTCCAATCGCAGCAACGAAAGCCGCGCGCGAGGATTCATCGAAGAGGCGGTCAAACGGAAAGAGAAAGCATCCGCACGCGAGCAACTTTACATCAACGCGTTAGCAAAATATTTCAAAGAGCCTGCTCGCAAGGAAGGGGAGAAGGTTGACCGAAAGAAAAAGGCGGAAGAAGACAAAAAACGTCGCCAGACTTTGGTCAAAGATTATGAAAAACTGCTCCACAAATACCCGGATGACATCGAAGCCAAAGCCTTCCTGGGACTGGCATTGTACGAGAACAGATCAAAAGGAATCCCAATCAGCAGCTACTACGCAGTTGATGCATTGCTAAATGATATCCTCGAAAAGAATCCGCTCCACCCATGTCACCATTTTCGGATTCACCTATGGGACTATGAGGAGCCAGCGAACGCTCTCGATTCAGCAGCTTTGTGCGGGAAAAGCGAACCAGCTATCGCTCACATGTGGCACATGCCAGGACACATTTATTCTCGCTTGAAACGATACCACGACGCCGTCTGGCAACAAGAAGCCTCCGCCAGAACCGATCATGCGTACATGATGCGAGACCGCGTTCTCCCCGATCAGATCCACAACTTCGCACACAACAACGAATGGCTCATTCGAAATCTGATTCATATCGGTCGTTCGAACGATGCCCTCGATTTGGCGAAGAACATGATCGACCTGCCGCGTCATCCCAAATACAACACTCTCAGCAAGCAAGGCAGCACCAAATATGGTCGCATGCGGTTGATGGAGACTCTGTCGGCATTCCAGCTCTGGGATGAAACTCTCAAGCTATCCGAAACGATTTACCTGGAACCGACTGAATCAGAAACCGAACAACAAAAACGAAACACCCTCGTCGCCGTGGCGAAATTTCACACGGACGACTCTCTCGGGGCATCCGAGTTGTTAACGCGATTCAAGGAAGATCTGGCGAAACTCGAAGCCGAACGGGACAAGGCTGTCGAGGAAGCCATCGCAAAGGTGAAAGACGAGACCAAGGACAAAGAGAAGGATGAGAAGAAAGACGAGAAAGCGCAAAAGGCAGCTGGTGAAGCCGCTAAGCGAAAGTTCAGCTCAAAAATCCGAACGTTGACAAACATCGTCAGAGAACTGGAAGGACATCTACATCTGGTCCATGGAGCGCATGCCGATGCCCTCGCTTCATTCTCGAAGGTCTCCACTTTCGACAAAGGCTGGCTGGCTTTCATTCAACAGCAAGCCGGAGAAACCGACAAAGCAATTTCAGCAATCAACAAGCATGTCTCCAGCCACAAAGGTGAAGTTGTTCCGTTAGCGTGGAAAGTTGCAGTTCTCTGGGATGCAGACAAAAAAGAGGACGCAAAGAAAGCCTTTGAAGAGCTTCGAGCCATTTCTTCAACGATTGACCTCAACACCCCAGTCTTCCAACAACTTCAACCGATTGCGAAAGAGCTTGGATTCGAAGCGGATTGGCGTCTTCCCCGTGAAATTCCAGAAGATTTTGGAGACCGCCCGAACTTGGCTGATCTCGGCCCGTTCCGCTGGTCACCGAGTGCAGCACCGGAATTTGCGCTGAAAGACCATCTGTCGAAAAAGCATTCATTGGCGGATTATTCAGGCAAGCCGGTTGTTGTCATTTTCTATCTCGGTTTTGGATGTTTGCATTGTGCACAACAACTGCAGGCGTTTGCTCCCGAAACAGAAAAATTCGAAAAAGCTGGCATCTCACTGATTGCCATCAGCACTGACAATCAGGAAGACTTGAAGAACTCGCACGAGAATTACGGTAAAGAAACATTCCCATTCCCGCTCATCTCAAATTCAGAACTGGATATTTTCAAAGCGTACCGCTGCTTTGATGACTTCGAACAAAAGACGCTGCATGGCACGTTTTTGATTGATGCTAAAGGAGAGATTCGCTGGCAGGACATCAGCTACGAACCATTCATGGACGCAGATTTCCTACTGAAAGAGTCGAAACGCCTGCTCGCTCAACCGAGTGACGATTCGAAAGCGACACGGCCATCCGTGACTGCAACTCCGTAG